The following proteins are co-located in the Clostridiales bacterium genome:
- a CDS encoding energy-coupling factor ABC transporter ATP-binding protein gives MIEINNVSFTYGSGDRECGLHDISLTVTEGEFLLLCGGSGCGKTTLTRLINGLIPHYYEGRLAGRVLVEGKDVTVIPLYETAELVGSVFQNPRSQFFNTDTTSELAFGCENMGLPENEILSRIKNVTEELELKPLLDKSIFALSGGEKQKIACGSAAAMGAAVFVLDEPSSNLDPYAVEDLRVLLAKWKRMGKTVVIAEHRLYYLRELIDRVMYMENGRITREYNAEEFSTLMRNGLDLMGLRTLKLESLSETAPAASTQSLKPGCKISLSQFQFCYSRNTEVLRIQQADLPRNQIIAVIGQNGAGKSTFARCLCGLERKCRGKVILDGDALTGRQLLTNCYMVMQDVNHQLFVESVLDEVLISMDREDIPMAEFILEGLDLLNLKDCHPMALSGGQKQRVAIASAIASGRQIIVFDEPTSGLDLKHMKEVAQNLRMLAAKGKSVFVVTHDPEFIFACCTHIIQIEDGRIVRNESLDSCGIRKTLTYFLESAGERRFIETTGEERCRGEKVV, from the coding sequence TTGATCGAAATAAATAATGTATCCTTCACCTATGGAAGCGGGGACCGCGAATGCGGCCTGCACGATATTAGCCTGACGGTAACGGAGGGAGAATTTCTTCTTTTATGTGGTGGTTCTGGCTGTGGGAAAACTACGCTGACCAGGCTGATCAATGGGCTGATTCCTCACTATTATGAAGGACGGCTGGCAGGTCGTGTTTTGGTTGAAGGAAAGGACGTAACCGTCATTCCTCTTTATGAAACAGCAGAGCTTGTGGGTTCTGTATTTCAGAATCCTAGGAGTCAGTTTTTTAACACCGACACCACAAGTGAACTTGCTTTTGGCTGCGAAAATATGGGCCTTCCGGAAAATGAGATTCTGAGCAGGATTAAAAATGTTACAGAGGAGCTGGAGTTGAAACCATTGCTCGATAAAAGTATCTTTGCCCTGTCTGGAGGCGAAAAGCAGAAAATCGCTTGCGGGTCAGCTGCTGCGATGGGCGCTGCGGTCTTTGTTCTGGATGAGCCATCGTCCAATCTTGATCCTTATGCGGTAGAGGATCTGAGGGTGCTTCTTGCTAAATGGAAGCGTATGGGAAAAACGGTAGTGATTGCAGAGCATCGGCTTTATTATCTTCGGGAATTGATCGACCGTGTCATGTATATGGAAAATGGCCGTATTACGAGAGAGTATAATGCCGAAGAATTTTCAACTCTCATGAGAAACGGACTGGATCTTATGGGTCTTAGGACTCTTAAGCTGGAGAGCCTTTCTGAGACTGCTCCTGCTGCTTCAACACAGTCCTTAAAGCCGGGCTGTAAAATTTCCCTGTCCCAGTTTCAATTTTGCTATTCCCGGAATACTGAGGTGCTGCGGATCCAACAGGCTGATCTCCCTCGAAACCAAATCATAGCAGTAATCGGGCAAAACGGAGCCGGAAAATCAACCTTCGCCCGCTGCCTCTGCGGCTTGGAACGGAAGTGCAGGGGTAAGGTGATCCTCGATGGAGACGCACTGACAGGAAGACAGCTTCTAACGAATTGTTATATGGTAATGCAAGATGTCAACCATCAGCTTTTTGTCGAAAGTGTATTGGATGAAGTATTGATCTCCATGGATCGTGAGGATATTCCAATGGCAGAATTCATTTTAGAAGGACTTGATCTTTTGAACCTGAAGGACTGTCACCCCATGGCACTTTCCGGCGGGCAGAAGCAGCGTGTTGCGATAGCCTCTGCCATAGCATCGGGGCGACAGATCATTGTATTTGATGAACCCACAAGTGGGCTGGATTTAAAACACATGAAGGAGGTGGCCCAAAACCTCCGCATGTTGGCTGCAAAAGGAAAGAGTGTCTTCGTGGTTACCCATGATCCGGAGTTCATATTTGCATGCTGCACCCATATTATTCAGATTGAGGATGGCAGAATTGTTCGGAATGAATCCCTTGATTCCTGCGGTATCAGAAAAACGCTGACATATTTTCTTGAATCTGCTGGAGAAAGACGTTTCATAGAGACCACCGGAGAGGAA
- a CDS encoding energy-coupling factor transporter transmembrane protein EcfT: MKLLLFTEQKNSNFRLDPRTKLIMLFAVNLVLVSGGYDGLSGAVRQILAVLPFLLLIMEGGVRTALIYFIFIAAAISGETFLVQKTEGIANLLIVIFSGMITRFVPGLVMGYYVVSTTKIAEFVAALERMRIPKKIIIPFAVMMRFFPTAAEELAAIRDAMRMRGIGLGGNRPAAMLEYRLVPMLMCTVKIGEELSAAALTRGLGKPVRRTNICRIGFRLTDWLLILFSLGALSVWILF; this comes from the coding sequence ATGAAGCTGCTCTTGTTTACCGAACAAAAGAATAGCAATTTTCGTCTTGATCCCCGAACGAAACTCATCATGCTCTTTGCCGTTAATCTTGTTTTGGTCAGCGGGGGCTATGACGGCTTGTCGGGAGCTGTACGCCAGATCCTTGCCGTTCTTCCGTTCTTGCTGCTGATAATGGAAGGAGGCGTTCGGACGGCCTTGATCTATTTCATTTTCATTGCAGCAGCCATATCGGGAGAAACCTTTCTGGTACAGAAGACGGAAGGAATTGCAAATCTGCTGATTGTGATTTTTTCGGGAATGATTACAAGGTTTGTCCCCGGATTGGTTATGGGCTACTATGTGGTGAGCACAACAAAAATCGCGGAGTTTGTCGCTGCTCTTGAACGGATGCGGATTCCGAAAAAGATCATCATCCCTTTTGCAGTAATGATGCGTTTTTTCCCTACGGCGGCAGAAGAGCTGGCTGCCATCCGAGACGCAATGCGAATGAGAGGGATCGGCTTGGGAGGGAATCGTCCCGCAGCTATGCTGGAATACCGTCTGGTTCCTATGTTGATGTGCACCGTAAAAATCGGAGAGGAGCTCTCTGCCGCAGCGCTGACAAGAGGTCTGGGCAAGCCGGTTCGGCGAACAAATATCTGCCGCATCGGGTTTAGATTAACGGATTGGCTGCTGATTCTGTTTTCGCTTGGGGCGCTGTCAGTATGGATTCTATTCTGA